The Gasterosteus aculeatus chromosome 18, fGasAcu3.hap1.1, whole genome shotgun sequence genome segment TCATGATGCCGGAGGAAAGAAGATGTTATCAGAGGGTTTCTGCTGATTCATTACCAGAACTGTCATCAGCGCTCCCCTGACCTACATCGCTCAGGCTGTGCTGGCAGCCTGGAGGTGTGCTCGCTGTTCTTCTGCATGACTAGAACAAAGAAAGTTCAGGCCGTTGATGAAATGTCCCGTCTGGAGGCCTCTTCTGCCCTCATGCAGCACATGAAGACAGCGTGCAATGAGAAAAGTGCACAAGAATAGAAAGTAACCAGTGGACGGGGACGAAGAAAGACCACAAAACCATTCAAGAGATCTTATCTGTCGATCGGCATCTTCAAAAATGGGTGACAGTCATAGCGGAAATGCACCGCCGAGGttaccaacacacaccaacGCCGTCCGCCTGCATATAAACACGAGCAGGAGGCCTCGCAGTTCACACGGTGCAGGAGAGACCAACCATGCTGCTGGTGAGTGCTTCACTTTTATCCAACGCCACGAGAACAGCGTTGCCCAGCTGTTGGTCACGGACGCAAATGAAAGACGTGTGATATTGTTCCTGTGCAAATGCTCCACGATGGGTGTGGCTTCTGTCGGCCTCTGACGGGCCTCCTGACGTCCAGGTGCTGAGCGCTCTGCTGCTGGTGGGCCTGGCGGCGTCCCACAGGTCGGCCCACGGAGCCCGACTGGCGGGGACGACGTTGAGACTGGTCCTGGATTCCTCAGTGCAGCCTCAGCTGGGCAGCTCCTCCGCGAGCATCGCCAACACGTCTCTGTCCCCGTGGACGTACAGGTGAGGCCTCGTCAGCTTCCTCAGGTGTGGCCCTTCAGGGCCTGAGGTCCCTTCTATGAGGATGCGTTTCGTTCCCTCTGCAGAGAGTCCTGCGTGGAGTCCCGGTTGCCTCGGCAGATCTTCCACGCCGTGTGTCTCACCTCCGGCTGTCTGAGCCCGCACGGGGGAGGAGAAGACGCATCGCTGGAGGCCAAACCCATCTACCACCAGGTCCTGGTCCTCCACAAGTGAGCCCCGCAGTCGTTGTAGAAGCAGCCCCTGGACAGCAGGTGTATTTCCCCTTTCTCCTCAGTGGCCTCACTCATCTCCCCCACTGCAGGACCTTGAGGCAAAGGGCCGGTAAGCGCAGGAGGACGAGGTACGGCTTCCGGCTGGGCACGGAGGTGATCGCGGTGGGCTGCACCTGCGTGAGGCCCAGCGTCGTCACGCACGGAACCAACCACACTGGACCCTCCTGAGTCCCTGTGACCCGACCGGCGCCGAGGAGCGTGTTCCTGCATATACTGATTCTTGTAGAGACTTTATCATTCTTTGTGAGGGTGcggtcttaaaaaaaaaaaagtcatttatttctcttattctgcatgtttttttaacaccaacttcattttattgttaacaatgtaaaaatgcgtttttaaagtttttaatcCAACTTTAATGTATTTTGGGCCGTGAAGACGCATTTGAATGTGTTAACTatggcatttatttattaatttatcaaAAACAATATTAATGTTGGGGAATTAACATGCAATGACTAATATGATAAGTCCTATTTTAACGCATAAGAGTTGAGATAAGTTCATGCATGATGTGAATATATCAGTGGCGTGTGATTAAGTCTTATTATGTTTCATGCAGAATAAAGAAACATTCCGACTTAGGGAGCGAGTGTGTCCTGTGTCCTTCACATCGTTTTAGTTGACTCCTTTCTGACAGATGTTGCTCTCAGACTACTTTAGTTTCATGTTTACTAAAAAGAGAATTATCGTTGCCTTCATATTCTAGCATCTACATTAATATGTCAACgtaacatatttatttaattactcTTTCATTAATATTATTGGTTTAAATGACCTTTTCTTACTGTGCATGCAAACCGTTACACCAATGAACACATGAGGAATGAGGAGGACCAGAGGTCAGTCAGGCCGTTTTTACTGACCACGGCACACAGATACAATCAACCCAGCAGCAGCGCCACGGCGAGCGCCGCCCCCCAGTTACACGTCAAACACGTCAATCAAAGTCACTACACTCAACAAGCCAAATGTCATCTCTCCGTGGGACTGTTTTTGGTTTGCACTCCGGTGGCGATCAAACACTGAATTCAGTGTATTTACAGCTGCCGTCctgcatgtgtgcacatgtgtgcagatgtgtgcagatgtgctTTTGAGTTGTGCTTAACGGGAGAAGAGAAGAGTGCAAACAGTGTTCTGCATCTGAGACGCATGTTGCTGATCTACATCTACACACTACGGAGTTTTACAAAGAGACGGAGAACGCAGAATGAGGCAGAGCTTCCTCCCCTTTTCAATGAGTTTCCTGTGATATTCACATGGAACATGCTGAGATAAACTGAGATCCTGCCTGCTGCGGCGTCCCAGCAGACCCACACAACAAACCCACAAAgagcttaaaaaaaatcattttcttcttttcttacaAGGGAAACAGCCGTATTTCCCGTTTGTGTGAATTGAACTATTGcgctgtgtgtgttctgtgaatCACGGACTGCAGCAGCCGACTCGAACTGCTAAACTACATCTTTGTGTCcagtttgcttgttttgtttgagcACATTTGTCATATTTGACGTGGTAAAGGTTTATATCACCACTGTACTGATGAGAGCATCCAACAGTTTATGCTTCACCTCCGGGTTTAATGCCGCTTACCTTTACACACACAATCGTTACAGCACACATCAGTTTCAAAACCTCCTGTTCCCATTAGTTCACTTGTTTTTGAGttgcttttttctctttcctgcactgatttccttccttttatttttattttttggagcGAGGATGAGACTCTGTgtcctgttctctctctctcttttctgctCTTCTTTCTTCATCTACCGGCAGGCttcctccttcatctccttgTTCTTCCTCACTTCCTCTGCGTGTTTGTCCTGTCGGAGAAACACAGAGACGCGGCGACGTTAGCagtcaaaatgtattaatgcattaatgagCGGGATGCCAACAGAACAAGCATGCGACTTTGTGAGGAAATGACACGGTGATTACTGGTCAGGCATGTGAACTACATCAGGATTTAGGATGCAtgtaggatgcatttaggatgcatttaggatacatgtaggatgcatttaggatgcatttaggatgaATGTAGGGTGCAtgtaggatgcatttaggatgcatttaggatgaATGTAGGGTGCAtgtaggatgcatttaggatgcatttaggatacatgtaggatgcatttaggatgcatttaggatgaATGTAGGGTGCATGTAGGATGCATGTAGGGTGCAtgtaggatgcatttaggatgcatttaggatgcatttaggatacatgtaggatgcatttaggatgcatttaggatgaATGTAGGGTGCAtgtaggatgcatttaggatgcatttaggatgaATGTAGGGTGCAtgtaggatgcatttaggatgcatttaggatacatgtaggatgcatttaggatgcatttaggatgaATGTAGGGTGCATGTAGGATGCATGTAGGGTGCAtgtaggatgcatttaggatgcatttaggatgcatttaggatgaATGTAGGGTGCATGTAGGATGCATGTACGATACATTTAGGATGCATTTAGGGTGCATGTAGGATACAtgtaggatgcatttaggatgcatttaggataAATGTAGGGTGCATGTAGGATGCATGTAGGATGCAtgtaggatgcatttaggatgaatgtaggatgcatttaggatgaATGTAGGGTGCATGTAGGATGCATGTACGATGCATTTAGGATGCATTTAGGGTGCATGTAGGATATAtgtaggatgcatttaggatgcatttaggatgaATGTAGGGTGCATGTAGGATGCATGTAGGATGCATTTAGAATGCATTTAGGATGCAtgtaggatgcatttaggatgaATGTAGGATGCATGTAGGATGCATGTAGGATGCATTTAGAATGCATTTAGGATGCAtgtaggatgcatttaggatgaATGTAGGATGCATTTAGAATGAATGTAGGGTGCATGTAGGATGCATGTAGGATGCAtgtaggatgcatttaggatgcatttaggatgaATGTAGGGTGCATGTAGGATGCATGTAGGATGCAtgtaggatgcatttaggatgGCACTCGATAACAATTTTAGATCtcaataaaacagtaaaaggaaaattaaaaatgtgatttttattaacgagctgctgctgggTGGATTGTTTTATCGTTGAATTGTTTTGCCCTGTTCGCAAacctaatgctaagctaggttAGCTGGCTCACGGTGCACACACGTGTCACTGATACCAAGACACGTAAACAAAATAAGAAGACATGTATAGAATAGTGCCACATTTTAGGAAATGAACTTAACAAAGCTGATGAGAAGATTACAACGGGACTTCCTGCAGCTGTGAGACAATTACTAAAAAGTGGAGGGACGGGGGACACAAGTAGCCCGGCTGTCTCTCAACGTAAAAAGAAGCCTGGACTCTACACTTTGTGACTAACACATTGTATTTTGTCTGTTTAATCCGGGCAGAAAGAGAAATGTAAAACATGGTAATGTACGGTttccatgctaagctaagctaatcatcTCTAGCGCCGTGCAGAGAAAATGGCGCATCACCAATACTGTTTTTGGTGTGTTAGATGGTATTTTTCACAGTGGGGGAAGGTCTCTCATGGTCGTaccttctcctgcagcctctcCAGCATGGCGGCCAGCAGGGCCTCTCGGTTCTCCTTGTTGGCCTCCATCTTTTGCTCAAGCTTCTCTTTGGCATTCTTGATGAAATTGTTGTTCTCTTCGAAGGCCTTCTGGATCACCTCGCGCTGGTGCTCCCTCTTCTCCGCCAGGTGCTTCAGCAGCTCCGCCTCCTGACACTGGAAACGCACACCACCAAAGGTGAGGCATCGGGGGTATTTACCAAATGGTCTCCCTGTTGGGACCCATCACACTACGTGCCAGGGAAAATGGTGAAAGCTCTAGTGTGAAGGAACCGCACCTATTGAGACAACTTCACCTCTCATAGTAAGAACCAAACATCTCTGGGGCCTTCAAGGCACTTAAATCAGTACTAAAGGAGACATCTGATGCTGCAGGTGTCGCGTGAGCGCTTTGTTGCAGGACACATTATCTGTGACACCTATCATCCCTCTCATTGaactttcttctctcccttcctccccctctctccaccaACCTCTCAGCTGGATGGATATGAGCCTCTGGGGGTGCGTGCTTTCATAATTGCCCGTATGCTTTCATGTcctttgttttccctctgcttGCTCCATCCAGCACaacactccctccctctctccttttatCCTTTTCCTCCTGCTGATAAATCCAGCTGCCCACGCAGAGTGTTGTCAGATGTTCGCCAATGTCCTGAACAAGCAGCATCAGGGTTTACTCGCTTAATGGGCCGTCAGGTTGGGTTCGTCGTGGGTACGACACGCCCCCCCAAACCCACCCCTCCCGCTCTCCCCTCACCTTTCGCCTCTCCTCGGCCGCCTCCAGTTTCTTCTGGATCTCCTCCAGGGACGGGTCGCGGCGCTGGGGCATGGAGCCATTGAGCTCTGGCA includes the following:
- the LOC120808393 gene encoding interleukin-17C-like, producing MLLVLSALLLVGLAASHRSAHGARLAGTTLRLVLDSSVQPQLGSSSASIANTSLSPWTYRESCVESRLPRQIFHAVCLTSGCLSPHGGGEDASLEAKPIYHQVLVLHKTLRQRAGKRRRTRYGFRLGTEVIAVGCTCVRPSVVTHGTNHTGPS
- the stmn4 gene encoding stathmin-4 isoform X1, whose product is MTLAAYKEKVKELPLVSLFCACFNPQPADKPTYKAEGNNNPFQQPAYVILGNAIIIRLQTFPLSNPTDAVDLGWCVIKDVEVIELNKRTSGQAFEVILKPPSFDGVPELNGSMPQRRDPSLEEIQKKLEAAEERRKCQEAELLKHLAEKREHQREVIQKAFEENNNFIKNAKEKLEQKMEANKENREALLAAMLERLQEKDKHAEEVRKNKEMKEEACR
- the stmn4 gene encoding stathmin-4 isoform X2, coding for MTLAAYKEKVKELPLVSLFCACFNPQPADKPTYKAEDAVDLGWCVIKDVEVIELNKRTSGQAFEVILKPPSFDGVPELNGSMPQRRDPSLEEIQKKLEAAEERRKCQEAELLKHLAEKREHQREVIQKAFEENNNFIKNAKEKLEQKMEANKENREALLAAMLERLQEKDKHAEEVRKNKEMKEEACR